The genomic stretch TGTTCGGCTCTCCACGGTGTCAATCGCAATCATGCAATTTTCGGATGGTCCGATGCCTGCATCGCCACCCACCCCTCTGACGTGGCCGTCGCATTCGCGGCCATGGACGCGATCGTCCTGATTCGTGGGCGGTCGGGGGAGCGATCTATTCCGTTTACAGACTTCCATTGCCTGCCGGGCAACACGCCAGAGCGGGATAACGTGCTCGAGCGCGGCGATTTGATTCTTGCGATCGAGGTGCCAGGCAGGCCCGAGGGTCGAGCCTCGCATTACCTGAAACTTCGCGACCGTCAGTCGTATGAGTTCGCGCTCGTATCTGCGGCGGCTGCGGTAGCCACGGATGACAAACGCATTCGCTCTGTTCGGTTGGCGATGGGTGGAGTTGCTCCCAGGCCGTGGCGGCTCGCTGCAGCGGAAGAAGCATTGGGCGGGATTGCGTTGGATGAAACCGATAAGCTGAGAGCTGCCATCGCCACGTCCTTTGCCGACGTCCGTCCCCATGCCCACAACGCTTTCAAGATCGAACTTGCGCAGCGCGTCGCTCTGCGCGCGCTGCAAACCGCAGGAGCGCGCGCATGACCACCATCGGACAGCCAGTCTCGCGTTATGACGGACGCCTCAAGGTCACCGGAGCGGCCGCCTACACCGCCGATATCTTCCTCCCCGGCGCCACGCATGGCGCAATCGTCCAGAGCACGATCGCAAACGGGCGCGCCGTGTCCATCGATACCGCAGCAGCCGAAAGGGCTCCGGGTGTGGTAGCAGTCTTCACTTACCGCAACATGCCGCGCATGAAATCGACGCCGCGACCGTGGAGCCACCTCCATCCCCATGGCCAGTCCTATCTTCCCCTCCAGGATGACAATATCCACTACGCCGGCCAGCCAATCGCATTGATCATTGCCGAAACGCTTG from Bradyrhizobium sp. Ash2021 encodes the following:
- a CDS encoding xanthine dehydrogenase family protein subunit M; this translates as MHPFSLSYAPDAATAIAAHAGHPGLAFIAGGTDLIGLMKDRLTLPDCVMDINGLSDLSLIEPLPGGGIRIGALARMSDVAANMEVRRRFPVVAEGLLFAASGQLRNMASIGGNIMQRTRCAYFRDEDRPPCNKRQPNSGCSALHGVNRNHAIFGWSDACIATHPSDVAVAFAAMDAIVLIRGRSGERSIPFTDFHCLPGNTPERDNVLERGDLILAIEVPGRPEGRASHYLKLRDRQSYEFALVSAAAAVATDDKRIRSVRLAMGGVAPRPWRLAAAEEALGGIALDETDKLRAAIATSFADVRPHAHNAFKIELAQRVALRALQTAGARA